One region of Leptospira fainei serovar Hurstbridge str. BUT 6 genomic DNA includes:
- a CDS encoding MBOAT family O-acyltransferase, translated as MLFHSLGFLLFFGVVYFLYNRFNTRGQNLLLLVSGLAFYVSWGWEPTLILIFSVLGNFLGGLWLSKATDSRKSLVAGVLIGSNLALLGVFKYSSFGAQVWNDLVFMFGGEGIRVPKLLFPLGISFYTFHNISYIVEIRINRIRASADLVQFCVYDLFFPLLLIGPIERPNSLLPQIANPRAIVSEEVWAGIWLFSWGIFKKVFVGDNLLFFVEKVLQPGVVWPDGIVWWLAFVMSLQLYADFSGYTDAARGLAKMLGFKLTNNFNFPYLASNPAEFWKRWHISLSSWLRDYIYIPLGGNRLGVARQILNIMLVWLLGGLWHGAAYGFLVWGLFCGLQISFYTIGARAFSRLEWTSNIWVQKSSKFIGTILTWTLFSFGLILFNITRPSDWIPYFHNAYSGYYWSTELAAKVLFFGAPLVFVDILQIRAGGSDEFFSRWSQSGSFLKYSVIAFFFALLFMSAGVFEKKVFFYFQF; from the coding sequence ATGCTATTTCATTCGCTGGGATTTTTGCTCTTCTTCGGAGTAGTTTATTTCCTGTACAATCGCTTCAATACTCGAGGTCAGAATCTTTTATTATTAGTCTCGGGTTTGGCGTTTTACGTTTCTTGGGGTTGGGAGCCGACCTTGATTTTGATATTCTCGGTACTGGGAAACTTTCTCGGAGGACTTTGGCTCTCTAAAGCAACCGATTCTCGCAAAAGTTTGGTTGCAGGAGTCTTAATCGGATCGAATCTCGCTCTTCTCGGTGTCTTTAAGTATAGTTCTTTCGGCGCTCAAGTATGGAATGATCTTGTTTTTATGTTCGGCGGAGAGGGAATTCGCGTACCCAAGCTTCTATTTCCATTAGGCATTTCCTTTTACACGTTTCATAATATAAGTTATATCGTCGAAATTCGAATCAATCGAATTCGAGCTTCGGCCGACTTGGTGCAATTTTGCGTTTATGATTTATTTTTTCCTTTGCTTCTCATCGGTCCGATCGAAAGGCCAAATTCCCTGCTTCCTCAAATCGCAAATCCTCGCGCGATAGTAAGCGAGGAGGTCTGGGCCGGCATTTGGCTGTTTTCCTGGGGGATTTTTAAGAAAGTCTTTGTCGGAGATAATCTGCTCTTCTTCGTGGAAAAAGTTTTGCAACCGGGAGTTGTTTGGCCCGACGGGATCGTATGGTGGTTGGCTTTCGTGATGAGTTTACAATTGTACGCAGATTTTTCCGGCTATACGGATGCCGCAAGGGGACTGGCGAAGATGCTAGGTTTTAAACTTACGAACAATTTCAATTTTCCTTATTTAGCGTCCAATCCGGCCGAATTTTGGAAGCGCTGGCATATTTCCTTATCGAGTTGGCTTAGAGATTATATATATATTCCCTTGGGAGGAAATCGTTTAGGCGTCGCTCGTCAGATCCTTAACATCATGCTTGTCTGGCTCTTAGGCGGTTTATGGCACGGAGCGGCATATGGGTTTTTAGTTTGGGGCCTGTTTTGCGGACTCCAGATTTCTTTCTATACGATAGGTGCGAGGGCGTTTAGTCGACTGGAATGGACTTCGAATATCTGGGTTCAAAAATCGAGTAAATTTATCGGAACAATTCTGACATGGACTTTGTTTTCGTTCGGTTTAATTCTTTTTAATATTACACGCCCGAGTGATTGGATTCCGTATTTCCATAACGCATATTCCGGATACTATTGGTCTACGGAATTGGCGGCTAAGGTTCTCTTTTTCGGAGCTCCTTTGGTATTTGTAGATATTTTGCAAATCAGGGCGGGAGGTTCGGATGAATTTTTCTCCCGATGGAGTCAATCGGGATCATTCTTAAAATATTCGGTCATTGCCTTTTTCTTTGCCCTACTGTTCATGAGTGCGGGAGTTTTTGAAAAAAAAGTCTTCTTCTATTTCCAGTTTTAA
- a CDS encoding diguanylate phosphodiesterase, with protein sequence MGLLDKVSRMIRSEAAAPAEDSGSPSKSTAVSEKPSLLRKSMAARAKGLLERAKEFTSKKEPQEFNSAYGDPAEFKPTPMSASSEDEFSYDSPDAASEFAPNAEFESMEEDRETDSEPAEFDFPDSTFEDLTIDSGKEDPLLDDEMPSAPSHAPDTSFDDLPSFEPDEKEAIAKSEFESSHSEAESLTEADKIEDPFSDWIKDAETQATKEAGRPHRREQEEREKAEFLFDDDSDYSTMPIDLQIASRKKLENYLSVFEISKEIAASKDFTSFFENLSYSILGQIGAEAVVIFSSTNGDFDALRVVDAQGLDADPSWVLESGDEIYQAVRRAPSVIYAKEMIKLVVPKKEKEILEKTSAELLVPIRNHEEFYGIILLTKTVAGEDYTIEDLEFLKIVGEISGSVFRRIMDLETVHQENDHLKEVLKSNERILSTARDLAQVRDMDEAYDRLIEILKKELGLRRWTLLLLDRTNRKEYKVFGTNLLTPDTIGRFRLGLDSNLVGIVANVPGVFRIANFRKNPELLAQLTNDELGLMQEFDILPFLNLNWLVGMLVIHETEFPWTDTDRESAVGISEITAPILSNLLMLEERDAVFRDPFSPVESKINEAIARASKIGTPFSLTIFKVQNATRVVRMKGAGYFAYYCEELRNAIQENLGESDYCYRVGQGKYVVVLDGKDREETQIVVRKIRNRIVELDRQSKDFQTSTANQTLCFPADTKEKERLLELIEES encoded by the coding sequence ATGGGTCTTCTAGACAAAGTCAGTCGTATGATTCGTTCCGAGGCGGCTGCCCCTGCCGAGGATTCCGGTTCGCCTTCGAAGTCTACCGCTGTTTCCGAAAAGCCCTCCTTATTAAGAAAGTCAATGGCGGCCCGAGCCAAAGGCCTTCTCGAAAGAGCAAAGGAATTTACTAGTAAAAAAGAACCGCAAGAATTCAACTCTGCATACGGAGATCCGGCGGAATTCAAGCCGACCCCTATGTCCGCATCCAGCGAAGACGAATTTTCCTACGATTCGCCTGACGCAGCGTCGGAATTTGCGCCGAATGCAGAATTCGAGTCTATGGAGGAGGACCGAGAGACGGACTCCGAGCCCGCAGAATTCGATTTTCCCGATTCTACGTTCGAGGATTTGACGATCGATTCTGGAAAAGAGGATCCGCTTTTAGACGACGAAATGCCGTCTGCACCAAGCCATGCGCCCGATACTTCTTTTGACGATCTGCCTTCTTTCGAACCGGATGAAAAGGAAGCGATCGCGAAGTCGGAATTTGAATCTTCTCATTCGGAAGCAGAGTCGCTAACCGAGGCGGACAAAATCGAGGATCCATTCTCGGATTGGATTAAGGATGCGGAGACCCAGGCGACTAAGGAAGCCGGTCGTCCTCATCGCCGAGAGCAGGAAGAAAGAGAGAAAGCCGAGTTCTTGTTTGATGACGATTCCGATTATTCCACGATGCCCATCGATCTGCAGATCGCTTCTCGGAAGAAACTTGAAAACTATCTATCGGTCTTTGAAATTTCGAAGGAAATTGCCGCATCCAAGGACTTTACCAGCTTTTTTGAAAACCTATCGTATTCTATTTTAGGTCAGATTGGAGCCGAAGCAGTAGTGATTTTCTCATCTACCAACGGCGATTTTGATGCGCTAAGAGTCGTGGATGCGCAAGGATTGGACGCTGATCCCTCCTGGGTTTTGGAATCGGGTGACGAAATTTACCAAGCGGTTCGGCGAGCTCCTTCCGTGATTTATGCTAAGGAGATGATTAAGCTAGTCGTTCCTAAGAAGGAAAAAGAAATTCTTGAAAAAACCTCGGCAGAACTCCTAGTGCCGATTCGGAATCACGAGGAATTTTATGGAATCATTCTTCTTACTAAAACGGTTGCCGGTGAAGATTATACGATCGAAGATCTTGAATTTCTCAAAATCGTCGGCGAGATATCTGGATCAGTTTTCAGACGTATTATGGATTTGGAAACTGTCCATCAGGAAAACGATCATCTAAAGGAAGTTTTAAAAAGTAACGAAAGGATTTTATCGACCGCTCGCGATTTGGCGCAAGTTCGCGATATGGACGAAGCTTACGATCGATTGATCGAAATTCTGAAGAAAGAGCTCGGCTTGAGGAGATGGACTTTACTTCTTTTAGATCGAACAAACAGAAAAGAATATAAGGTTTTTGGAACGAACCTATTGACTCCGGACACGATCGGAAGATTTAGATTAGGATTGGATTCCAATCTAGTCGGGATCGTCGCGAATGTCCCCGGCGTTTTCAGGATCGCAAATTTTAGAAAAAATCCGGAATTGCTCGCTCAATTGACGAACGACGAGCTGGGGCTGATGCAAGAGTTCGATATCCTTCCGTTTTTAAATTTGAATTGGCTTGTCGGAATGCTTGTGATTCATGAAACCGAATTTCCTTGGACGGATACCGATCGAGAATCCGCCGTCGGTATTTCCGAAATAACCGCGCCGATTCTTTCCAATCTATTAATGTTGGAAGAACGCGACGCCGTTTTCAGAGATCCGTTCAGTCCCGTAGAATCAAAGATTAACGAAGCGATTGCTCGCGCTTCTAAAATAGGAACTCCGTTTAGCCTTACGATTTTTAAAGTTCAGAACGCGACCCGTGTCGTTAGAATGAAAGGAGCCGGCTATTTTGCCTACTACTGCGAAGAACTAAGAAACGCCATCCAAGAAAATTTGGGAGAGAGCGACTACTGTTATAGAGTGGGACAAGGGAAATATGTCGTAGTGTTGGACGGTAAGGACAGAGAGGAAACTCAAATCGTAGTGCGGAAAATTCGCAATCGAATTGTCGAGCTGGATCGTCAAAGTAAAGACTTCCAGACCTCGACCGCAAATCAGACCTTATGCTTCCCTGCAGATACGAAAGAAAAAGAACGATTACTTGAACTGATCGAAGAATCATAA
- a CDS encoding transposase: MAKFKNTDPNQLRMYVLEFKELFGEEHPIHGFKKVIDRLDFEDFEKNYQNDETGRPAISPKKVISALFYSILIGNISMRELCRLSKLRAELIYLLDGEELDHSFISKFRKTHRTEIEDLFSQTVFLGYESGYIDFETVSIDGTKIKANANPDDIGDLEKFELRLEQIEKVSKVKFQEWEKSADMDRSQIRDKRKN, encoded by the coding sequence ATGGCAAAGTTCAAGAATACGGATCCGAATCAGCTTAGAATGTACGTTTTAGAGTTCAAGGAATTGTTCGGGGAAGAACATCCGATTCACGGTTTTAAGAAAGTCATTGATCGGTTAGATTTCGAAGATTTCGAAAAGAATTACCAGAATGATGAGACTGGCAGACCTGCAATTTCACCGAAGAAAGTTATTTCGGCTCTTTTTTATTCCATTTTAATCGGCAATATCTCGATGCGGGAACTCTGTAGGTTATCCAAACTCAGAGCTGAATTGATCTATCTTCTGGATGGAGAAGAGCTGGATCATAGTTTTATCTCAAAGTTCAGAAAGACTCACAGAACTGAAATCGAAGATCTATTTTCTCAAACGGTATTTCTCGGTTACGAAAGCGGTTATATAGATTTTGAAACCGTTTCCATAGATGGCACTAAGATAAAGGCGAATGCGAATCCCGATGATATAGGGGACCTGGAAAAATTCGAGCTTAGACTTGAACAAATCGAAAAGGTAAGTAAGGTCAAATTTCAAGAATGGGAAAAGTCTGCCGATATGGATCGTTCTCAAATTCGAGACAAAAGAAAGAATTAG
- the carA gene encoding glutamine-hydrolyzing carbamoyl-phosphate synthase small subunit: MKAFLVLENGDVYEGESFGYETQSVGEIVFNTSLAGYQEILTDPSYADQIVTLTYPMIGNYGISPENMESSKIQASGMIVKEYVDRPSNFKSEKTLSQFLKEYKIPGIQGIDTRKLTRFIRTNGAPNGGIFVAEEYSNSFLEQVKRFPGIANADLAKVVSTNHKYEFGSLEGKKYKLAVYDYGVKTNILRLLDAVGFAVTVYPAETPADEIMKDGVDAFFLSNGPGDPAACTYAIESTRAILEKGYPLFGICLGHQIIGLTMGKKTEKMKFGHRGGNQPVKNIATGKVEITSQNHGFAVVAESSEKEPISFVNLNDQTVEGILKSGYPLLSVQYHPESAPGPNDSRYLFKKFYDLVDSTKNGLRLTSIL, translated from the coding sequence ATGAAAGCGTTCTTGGTTTTGGAAAACGGGGACGTATACGAAGGCGAGTCCTTCGGCTACGAGACCCAATCTGTCGGGGAAATCGTCTTCAACACGTCATTGGCAGGATACCAAGAAATTTTAACGGATCCTTCTTACGCCGATCAAATTGTCACACTCACTTACCCAATGATCGGGAATTACGGCATCAGTCCCGAAAATATGGAATCTTCTAAGATTCAAGCAAGCGGGATGATCGTAAAAGAGTATGTGGATCGGCCTTCCAACTTCAAGTCTGAAAAAACCCTCTCACAATTCTTAAAAGAATATAAAATTCCCGGAATTCAAGGCATAGATACCCGGAAATTAACTCGCTTTATCCGGACAAACGGTGCACCGAATGGCGGCATCTTCGTAGCCGAAGAATATTCGAACTCCTTTTTGGAGCAAGTGAAGCGATTTCCCGGAATCGCGAATGCGGATCTCGCAAAAGTAGTCAGTACCAATCATAAATACGAATTCGGTAGCTTAGAAGGAAAGAAATATAAACTCGCCGTTTATGACTACGGAGTGAAAACCAATATTCTACGACTGTTAGATGCGGTCGGATTTGCAGTGACCGTTTATCCGGCAGAAACTCCAGCTGACGAAATTATGAAAGACGGCGTCGATGCATTCTTTCTCTCCAATGGCCCAGGAGATCCCGCAGCATGCACCTATGCCATCGAATCCACGAGAGCTATTTTAGAAAAAGGATATCCACTCTTCGGTATTTGTCTCGGTCATCAAATCATCGGCTTAACCATGGGTAAAAAAACCGAAAAAATGAAATTCGGTCATAGAGGCGGAAATCAACCGGTTAAGAATATAGCGACCGGCAAAGTGGAAATCACATCTCAGAATCATGGCTTCGCGGTGGTTGCAGAATCTTCGGAAAAAGAACCCATATCTTTCGTGAATCTGAACGATCAAACGGTGGAAGGAATTTTAAAATCCGGTTATCCGTTACTCTCTGTACAGTATCACCCGGAAAGCGCACCGGGACCGAATGATAGCAGGTATTTGTTCAAGAAGTTCTATGACTTGGTGGACTCTACAAAAAACGGACTGAGGTTAACTAGCATCTTATAA
- the thrS gene encoding threonine--tRNA ligase, whose protein sequence is MEVSNKIVKFVLPDGSQKDAAFGSTYKEFIESNLPFLKNKALAVRLNGAQILDLSRTIDTDAKLEVLTFQDKEGWETFQHSAAHLLGMAVQNLYKDAKLTVGPVIENGPGFFYYDIDFGDSVITPEDFPKIEVEMKKIVESDYEVFRKVWDKKEAVSTFSKMGENYKIEIIAQIPEEQVSIYGMGEWFDLCRGPHVPRSGFLKAFKLTALSGAYWKANKENRMLTRIYGVAFPSKKELDEYLFRLEEAKKRDHRKLGKELDLFSFQPEAPGFPFWHPKGTILWNSLADYIRKECAKRGYQEIRTPAVLSSELWRKSGHWDNFYENMYFVSIDEEEFAIKPMNCPGCSLIYRHHLHSYRELPLRFAELGSVHRHELHGVLHGLFRVRAFTQDDAHIYTPLDFLESEVVDIIDFTFQVYRKFGFTEFKTYIATRPEKSQGKDEDWEFSTNALKQALDKKGIPFEIKEGEGAFYGPKIEFNIKDSIGRMWQCGTIQIDFSMPDRFELDYTDSDGSKKRPVMIHRAIYGSLERFIGILTEHYEGKFPLWVSPNQIRILTVTDAVQPYGQEVLKNLIDLGFRVEADFRNEKIGAKIRDSILKKANYLLVLGEKERESGSVAVRKRGSEETISLSFAEFVKQLESEIQSGN, encoded by the coding sequence GTGGAAGTTAGCAATAAGATCGTAAAATTCGTTCTGCCTGACGGCAGCCAAAAAGACGCCGCATTCGGTTCCACCTACAAGGAATTTATAGAATCGAATCTCCCTTTTTTAAAGAATAAGGCTTTGGCAGTTCGTTTAAACGGCGCCCAAATTCTGGATTTAAGCCGCACGATCGATACGGATGCAAAGCTGGAAGTACTCACGTTTCAAGATAAAGAAGGCTGGGAAACCTTTCAGCATTCTGCGGCTCACTTACTCGGAATGGCGGTCCAAAACTTATACAAGGACGCAAAGCTAACTGTTGGCCCCGTTATCGAAAACGGACCGGGTTTCTTTTACTACGATATAGATTTCGGAGATTCGGTAATTACTCCGGAAGACTTTCCCAAGATAGAAGTCGAGATGAAAAAAATCGTTGAAAGCGATTATGAGGTATTTCGTAAAGTCTGGGATAAAAAAGAGGCAGTGTCCACTTTTTCGAAGATGGGGGAAAATTATAAAATCGAGATCATCGCTCAAATCCCGGAAGAACAAGTTTCCATCTACGGAATGGGAGAATGGTTTGATCTTTGCCGCGGTCCGCATGTTCCGCGTTCCGGTTTTTTGAAAGCGTTCAAGTTAACCGCACTTTCCGGGGCGTATTGGAAAGCGAATAAAGAAAATCGAATGCTGACTCGCATTTACGGAGTTGCGTTTCCTTCTAAAAAGGAATTGGATGAATATCTTTTTCGATTAGAAGAGGCAAAGAAGAGGGACCACCGTAAGCTCGGTAAGGAATTGGATCTCTTCTCTTTTCAACCCGAGGCTCCCGGATTTCCGTTTTGGCATCCTAAGGGAACGATCCTCTGGAATTCGCTGGCGGATTATATTCGGAAAGAATGCGCTAAACGCGGATACCAGGAAATAAGGACCCCCGCCGTTTTATCCTCGGAATTATGGCGTAAAAGCGGTCACTGGGATAACTTTTACGAGAATATGTATTTCGTATCGATTGATGAAGAGGAATTCGCCATCAAGCCGATGAACTGTCCGGGTTGCAGCCTGATATATAGACATCATTTGCATTCGTATCGCGAGCTTCCGCTTCGATTCGCCGAATTAGGAAGCGTGCATCGTCACGAATTGCATGGAGTCCTGCACGGACTCTTTCGAGTGCGCGCGTTTACCCAAGACGACGCGCATATTTATACTCCGTTAGATTTCCTGGAATCAGAAGTCGTGGATATCATCGACTTTACGTTTCAAGTATATAGAAAATTCGGGTTTACTGAATTTAAGACTTACATCGCGACTCGGCCGGAGAAATCTCAGGGCAAAGACGAGGATTGGGAATTTTCAACGAACGCGCTCAAACAAGCTTTGGATAAAAAGGGAATTCCTTTCGAGATTAAAGAAGGGGAGGGCGCTTTTTACGGACCGAAGATCGAGTTCAATATTAAGGATTCGATCGGAAGAATGTGGCAATGTGGAACCATCCAAATCGATTTTTCCATGCCTGATCGTTTCGAGTTGGATTATACCGATTCGGACGGATCAAAAAAACGACCGGTAATGATTCATAGGGCCATTTACGGATCTTTGGAGCGCTTTATCGGAATTTTAACGGAGCATTACGAAGGGAAATTTCCATTATGGGTCTCTCCGAACCAAATTCGAATCCTGACAGTAACCGATGCGGTTCAACCGTATGGGCAAGAAGTCTTAAAGAATTTAATAGATCTTGGTTTTAGAGTTGAGGCGGATTTTCGAAACGAAAAAATCGGAGCGAAAATCCGAGATTCGATACTAAAAAAAGCCAATTACTTACTCGTATTGGGCGAAAAGGAAAGAGAGTCGGGCAGTGTCGCCGTTCGGAAAAGAGGATCGGAGGAAACAATAAGCCTTTCATTTGCAGAATTTGTAAAGCAATTGGAATCCGAGATTCAATCCGGCAATTAA